A genomic stretch from Cetobacterium sp. NK01 includes:
- a CDS encoding TIGR00266 family protein produces MKINQTNSTSASLVEFQLEKGESIRIEPGCMVYKDSCINLEGKVNGGLFSAIGKAFFGGESFFTSVATAKSSGRIGVAPKGFGNIKILNVSSGHQWYINDGAFLACNTSVDYISTRQKRMLNSILGNTGGFFILKSKGEGELLVNGFGDLIEIELDGNVPFQIDNGHVVCWQETLDYTLEIASGLFGFRSGEGLLNTFRGKGKVIIQTRNIQSFVDLLVDYIPFPKEK; encoded by the coding sequence ATGAAAATAAATCAAACTAATTCAACTAGTGCATCATTAGTTGAATTTCAATTAGAAAAAGGTGAAAGTATAAGGATTGAACCTGGATGTATGGTTTACAAAGATAGCTGTATAAATTTAGAGGGTAAAGTTAATGGTGGATTGTTCTCAGCTATAGGAAAAGCTTTTTTTGGTGGAGAAAGCTTTTTTACTTCTGTAGCAACAGCAAAATCTTCAGGAAGAATTGGAGTTGCTCCAAAAGGATTTGGAAATATAAAAATTTTAAATGTATCTTCAGGTCATCAATGGTATATTAATGATGGAGCTTTTTTGGCTTGTAACACATCTGTTGATTATATTTCTACTAGACAAAAAAGAATGCTAAATTCAATATTAGGTAATACTGGTGGATTTTTTATTTTAAAATCTAAGGGCGAGGGAGAACTTTTAGTAAATGGTTTTGGAGATTTAATAGAAATAGAATTAGATGGAAATGTTCCTTTTCAAATTGATAATGGCCATGTAGTTTGTTGGCAAGAAACATTAGATTATACTTTAGAAATAGCTAGTGGATTATTTGGCTTTAGATCAGGAGAAGGACTATTAAATACATTTAGAGGAAAAGGTAAAGTTATTATTCAAACGAGAAATATTCAATCTTTTGTAGATCTTTTGGTTGATTATATTCCATTTCCAAAAGAAAAATAA
- a CDS encoding nitroreductase family protein yields MNSIFYRRSIRSFLDKDVECEKIERILRAGMQAPSAHNFKPWEFIVIESEEKKNDISKMSPYAIPVSKSKVSIVVLGNTKLVEKDNMWLQQDLSAAIQNMLLQIVEEGLGGVWLGFYPEVERVEKMKKYFNLPEHIIPFGVVAFGYSNEENKFIDRYDEIKVHYENYNWKEN; encoded by the coding sequence ATGAATTCAATTTTTTACAGAAGAAGTATTAGAAGTTTTTTAGACAAAGATGTTGAATGTGAAAAAATAGAAAGGATTTTAAGAGCTGGGATGCAAGCGCCATCAGCACATAATTTTAAACCTTGGGAGTTTATTGTTATTGAAAGTGAAGAAAAGAAAAATGATATTTCAAAAATGAGTCCTTACGCAATCCCAGTAAGTAAATCTAAAGTTTCTATAGTTGTTTTAGGAAATACAAAATTAGTAGAAAAAGATAATATGTGGTTACAGCAAGATTTAAGTGCGGCTATTCAAAATATGTTACTTCAAATTGTAGAAGAGGGACTAGGAGGAGTTTGGCTTGGTTTTTATCCTGAAGTGGAAAGAGTAGAAAAAATGAAGAAGTACTTTAATTTACCAGAACATATAATTCCTTTTGGAGTTGTGGCTTTTGGATATTCTAATGAAGAAAATAAATTTATAGATAGATATGATGAAATAAAAGTTCACTATGAAAATTATAATTGGAAAGAAAATTAG
- the rbr gene encoding rubrerythrin, producing MQENVDENKDANKYKGTKTEKNLLEALAGESLARNKYTFFADVAKNEGYTQIHDIFLKTAGNEREHSKLWFKELGMLGNTSENLLHAAEGENYEWTSMYDKFAKEADEEGFFDLANKFRNVAKIEKAHEERYRKLLSNVEMKAVFEKSEEKIWECINCGHLVIGRKAPEVCDVCLYSQGFFEVRKENY from the coding sequence ATACAAGAAAATGTTGATGAAAATAAAGATGCTAATAAATATAAAGGAACTAAAACTGAAAAAAATTTATTAGAGGCTTTAGCAGGAGAATCACTTGCTAGAAATAAGTATACCTTTTTTGCAGATGTGGCTAAAAATGAAGGGTATACACAGATCCATGATATTTTCTTAAAAACAGCAGGAAATGAAAGAGAACATTCTAAATTATGGTTTAAAGAATTAGGAATGCTTGGAAATACTTCTGAAAATTTACTTCATGCTGCTGAAGGTGAAAATTATGAATGGACAAGCATGTATGATAAATTTGCCAAAGAAGCTGATGAAGAAGGTTTTTTTGATCTTGCTAACAAATTTAGAAATGTAGCCAAAATAGAAAAAGCTCATGAAGAAAGATATCGTAAATTATTAAGTAATGTTGAAATGAAAGCTGTATTTGAAAAATCAGAAGAAAAAATTTGGGAATGTATTAACTGTGGTCATCTTGTAATTGGAAGAAAAGCCCCTGAAGTTTGTGATGTTTGTTTATATTCACAAGGATTCTTTGAAGTGAGAAAAGAAAATTACTAA
- a CDS encoding winged helix-turn-helix transcriptional regulator has translation MLNYKDKNYFCQLDLGLEFIRGKWKALIICHLKDEPVRFLELQRRIRGITQKILNEQLKALEEEKIIERVVYPEVPPRVEYKLTEKGLALLPALEMIEKWAEKYLESCSIE, from the coding sequence ATGTTAAATTATAAAGATAAGAACTATTTTTGTCAATTAGATTTAGGTTTAGAATTTATTCGTGGAAAATGGAAAGCATTAATTATCTGCCATTTAAAAGATGAACCTGTTAGATTTTTAGAACTTCAAAGAAGAATCCGTGGAATTACTCAAAAAATATTAAATGAACAACTTAAAGCCTTAGAAGAGGAAAAAATTATAGAAAGAGTTGTTTATCCTGAAGTACCACCGAGAGTTGAATATAAACTTACAGAAAAAGGGTTAGCTCTTTTACCTGCTTTAGAAATGATTGAGAAATGGGCTGAAAAATATTTAGAATCATGTTCTATTGAGTAA
- a CDS encoding response regulator transcription factor, producing MKKILIIEDEINLANSIELFFKNENFQLIVVHDGKKSIDKFYNEKPDLVLLDINLPNMNGWEICNEIRSNSDTPVIMMTARDSEYDELRGLELGADDYITKPINLKILLARVKRILKIDDKSSYYYNGLGFDSRTLELTINNEKIELSPKESQILEYFIRNKGLVLSREKLINKIWGFDYEGEDRAVDTIIKRLRKKMGIFSERIKTLRGIGYSYDEDKA from the coding sequence TTGAAAAAAATATTAATTATTGAAGACGAAATAAATTTAGCTAACTCTATAGAACTTTTTTTTAAAAATGAAAACTTTCAACTAATTGTAGTACACGATGGAAAAAAATCAATTGATAAATTTTATAATGAAAAACCAGATTTAGTTCTATTAGATATTAATCTTCCTAATATGAATGGTTGGGAAATTTGTAATGAAATTAGGTCTAATAGTGATACTCCTGTTATTATGATGACCGCAAGAGATAGCGAATATGATGAATTAAGAGGTTTAGAACTCGGTGCTGATGATTATATTACAAAGCCTATTAATTTAAAAATACTTTTAGCAAGAGTTAAAAGAATATTGAAAATAGATGATAAAAGCTCTTATTATTATAATGGATTGGGATTCGATAGTAGAACCTTAGAACTAACAATAAATAATGAAAAAATAGAGTTATCTCCTAAAGAAAGTCAAATATTAGAGTATTTTATTAGAAATAAGGGCTTAGTCCTGAGTCGAGAAAAACTTATAAATAAAATATGGGGATTTGATTACGAAGGAGAGGATCGCGCTGTAGATACAATAATTAAAAGATTAAGAAAAAAAATGGGGATTTTTAGTGAAAGAATAAAAACTCTTCGTGGAATTGGGTATTCTTATGATGAAGATAAAGCTTAA
- a CDS encoding phosphatase PAP2 family protein → MTTLGIIFLVFLIGYVLIKRRDLIRLNLRIRRLNYIQLVVVFVLLIFIINFIDKKLAYEISNRYPQGLLAVYPTLNENLTNFFKIITHLGEPDFIAIGALPIFLYSKYKKDKNLETIILKLIVIMVFASLISTVLKVFVMRSRPYQGWNNLGFYFILDSLQNRIPFNGNYMSFPSGHTLVASATYFFLALVSKEKYIKIFWVILAILVAISRVYLSYHWLSDVFISLIIGLFLAKKYKETFIEKEIK, encoded by the coding sequence ATGACAACTCTAGGAATAATATTTTTAGTATTTTTAATTGGATATGTTCTTATAAAAAGAAGAGACCTGATTAGATTAAATTTAAGAATAAGAAGATTAAATTATATTCAATTAGTTGTAGTGTTTGTGCTTTTGATATTTATAATAAATTTTATAGACAAAAAACTAGCATATGAGATATCCAATAGATATCCCCAAGGATTATTAGCTGTTTATCCTACATTAAATGAAAATTTAACAAATTTTTTTAAAATTATAACTCATTTGGGAGAACCTGATTTCATAGCTATTGGAGCGTTACCTATTTTCTTATATTCTAAGTATAAAAAAGATAAAAATTTAGAAACAATTATTTTGAAATTAATAGTTATAATGGTTTTTGCTTCATTAATATCAACTGTTCTAAAAGTTTTTGTTATGAGAAGTCGACCATATCAAGGATGGAATAATTTAGGATTTTATTTTATTTTAGATAGCTTACAAAATAGAATACCATTCAATGGAAATTATATGTCATTTCCTTCAGGACATACTTTAGTAGCCTCAGCTACTTATTTTTTCTTAGCGCTAGTAAGCAAAGAAAAATATATCAAAATATTTTGGGTAATATTAGCAATATTAGTGGCAATATCAAGAGTATATTTGTCTTATCATTGGCTAAGTGATGTGTTTATAAGTTTAATTATTGGACTTTTCTTAGCTAAGAAATATAAAGAAACTTTTATAGAGAAAGAAATTAAATAA
- a CDS encoding NADH:flavin oxidoreductase has protein sequence MKSIFDKTKLGNLEMKNRIIRGALWEDLADEKGHLTPELSAIYEELAQGGASTLITGYAFVTKDEQPNPGMMGIYDDSFIPEYKKFTNKIHEYGANIIMQIVYGGFMTTFNVGERTIWGPSTMQNENTGTWAKEITKEEINYLVKAYADAALRVKKSGFDGVEIHSGHGYLLSQFLSPYYNKRTDEYGGCIENRGRIIFEIFTAMRKSVGKDFPIWIKLNSADYVKEGGLTEEDSMYVAKKLAELGIDAIEVTGGNESIKEVSDNNLGAARTKVVVSKTNESYFKDYAKKLAEMIDIPVILIGGNRHIDVMEEILNSSKIEYFSMSRPLTCEPNLVNIWMSGDLKKPKCVSCNKCYFTPGKRCIFNLKK, from the coding sequence ATGAAAAGTATTTTTGATAAAACAAAACTTGGTAATTTAGAGATGAAAAATAGAATAATAAGAGGCGCATTATGGGAAGATTTAGCTGATGAAAAAGGACACTTAACTCCAGAGCTTTCAGCCATCTATGAAGAATTAGCTCAAGGTGGAGCTTCAACTCTTATTACAGGATACGCTTTTGTTACTAAAGATGAGCAACCAAATCCTGGAATGATGGGGATATATGATGATAGTTTTATTCCTGAATATAAAAAATTTACAAATAAAATTCATGAATATGGAGCTAATATAATAATGCAAATAGTTTACGGAGGGTTCATGACAACGTTTAATGTTGGAGAAAGAACTATTTGGGGACCTTCAACTATGCAAAATGAAAATACTGGAACTTGGGCTAAAGAGATTACAAAAGAAGAGATAAACTATTTAGTTAAAGCATATGCTGACGCAGCATTAAGAGTTAAAAAATCAGGATTTGATGGTGTTGAAATACATAGTGGGCATGGATATCTTCTTAGTCAATTTTTATCACCATATTATAACAAAAGAACTGATGAATATGGTGGTTGTATTGAAAATAGAGGAAGAATTATATTTGAAATTTTTACAGCTATGAGAAAGTCTGTAGGAAAAGATTTTCCTATTTGGATAAAGTTAAACTCTGCTGACTATGTTAAAGAGGGGGGACTTACAGAAGAAGATAGTATGTATGTTGCTAAAAAACTTGCAGAGTTAGGGATTGATGCAATAGAGGTTACAGGTGGAAATGAATCTATAAAAGAGGTATCAGATAATAATTTAGGCGCTGCGAGAACTAAAGTTGTAGTTTCTAAAACTAACGAATCATATTTTAAAGACTACGCTAAAAAATTAGCTGAAATGATTGATATTCCAGTTATTTTAATAGGTGGAAATAGACATATAGATGTGATGGAGGAGATTTTAAACAGTAGTAAAATTGAGTATTTTTCAATGTCTAGACCATTGACTTGCGAACCTAATTTAGTTAATATTTGGATGTCAGGAGACTTGAAAAAACCAAAATGTGTATCGTGTAATAAATGTTATTTTACACCAGGGAAGAGATGTATTTTTAATTTAAAAAAATAG
- a CDS encoding sensor histidine kinase, producing the protein MMKIKLNFFKKLMIYSIFLSFTSVAIVQILNLISLDNFYIYRKKAELPIIAMKISALKNNETELNSYIEDISSDGIQVNYSNLNNNYKGKKLGKRNNFLMENTPVQNEVSLIKTKMGGRHLVYYTLINNDPLILILPLISLENYKYEVFLIQIISMFIAIFLSLLLGRYFSKKLTKNLETLNVAAHKISNLNFIEKLNIKTNDEIGELAISIEKMSLELSKAMSSLENFIGNASHELKTPIASINMISQNLRENNNLSNSDRKKLYNSLIKETNEMNELIQNLLILSKLTYSKNSLNNENFNLKDLIQKTLYKYELLELEKNIDIRIEGHKQFSIQTDYKLFKIVIENLIQNALKYSPENETINIKFNKQNIIFTNKTSKILEEDIATLLSPFKRGNNTLGKEIEGSGLGLYIVKNILELLKLKYTIKILEDNFSFIIEFLRN; encoded by the coding sequence ATGATGAAGATAAAGCTTAATTTTTTTAAAAAACTTATGATTTATTCTATTTTTCTTTCATTTACTAGCGTTGCTATTGTACAAATTTTAAATCTAATCAGTTTAGATAATTTTTATATATATAGAAAAAAAGCTGAACTTCCAATAATTGCTATGAAAATATCAGCTTTAAAAAATAATGAAACCGAATTAAATAGTTATATTGAGGATATTAGTTCAGATGGCATTCAGGTTAATTATAGTAATCTCAATAATAATTATAAAGGCAAAAAGCTCGGAAAAAGAAATAATTTTTTAATGGAAAATACACCAGTTCAAAACGAAGTTTCTCTTATAAAAACTAAAATGGGTGGAAGACATTTAGTTTACTACACTCTTATTAATAATGATCCTTTAATTTTAATACTTCCATTAATCTCTTTAGAAAATTATAAATATGAAGTTTTTTTGATTCAAATAATTTCAATGTTTATAGCTATCTTTTTAAGTTTACTTTTAGGAAGATATTTTTCAAAAAAACTTACTAAAAATTTAGAAACACTAAACGTTGCTGCTCATAAAATATCTAATTTAAACTTTATAGAGAAATTAAATATAAAAACAAATGATGAGATAGGTGAATTAGCAATTTCTATTGAAAAAATGTCTTTGGAATTGAGTAAAGCTATGTCTAGTTTAGAAAATTTTATTGGAAATGCTTCTCACGAATTAAAAACTCCTATCGCTTCTATAAATATGATTTCACAAAATCTAAGAGAAAATAATAATTTATCAAATAGCGATAGAAAAAAACTTTATAACTCTTTAATTAAAGAAACTAACGAAATGAATGAGTTAATACAAAATTTATTAATTCTTTCAAAATTAACTTATTCCAAAAATTCTTTAAATAATGAAAATTTTAATTTAAAAGATCTTATTCAAAAGACTTTATATAAGTATGAACTTTTAGAACTTGAAAAAAATATAGATATAAGAATAGAGGGACATAAACAATTTAGTATACAAACTGACTATAAACTTTTTAAAATAGTCATTGAGAATCTAATTCAAAATGCTTTAAAATATTCTCCTGAAAATGAAACTATTAATATTAAATTTAATAAACAAAATATAATTTTTACAAATAAAACTTCTAAAATTTTAGAAGAAGACATTGCTACTTTATTATCTCCTTTTAAAAGAGGCAATAACACATTAGGAAAAGAAATAGAAGGATCTGGACTAGGTCTTTATATTGTTAAAAATATTTTAGAGTTATTAAAATTAAAATACACAATTAAAATCTTAGAAGATAATTTCTCTTTTATAATTGAATTTTTAAGAAATTAA
- a CDS encoding response regulator transcription factor produces MKKKILIIEDEKDLANIIKSSLEKEKFETKIVTQGDLAIDEFYSFSPNLILLDINLPKKNGWEICDEIRRYSKVPIIIMTARDTELDEIHGLKLGADDYITKPISIKVIILKIKKILKMEDNEFFYLDGLTFDYNTFKVNFNNEEVILTKREALLLEYFFRNQNLILARETLLNEVWGFEFSGDERAVDTLVTRLRKKLGVYGDYIKSIRGVGYVFNQN; encoded by the coding sequence ATGAAGAAAAAAATTTTAATTATAGAAGATGAAAAAGATTTAGCTAATATTATCAAAAGCAGTTTAGAAAAAGAAAAGTTTGAAACTAAAATAGTAACTCAGGGAGATTTAGCTATTGATGAATTTTATAGTTTTTCTCCAAATTTAATACTTTTAGATATTAATCTTCCTAAAAAAAATGGTTGGGAAATTTGTGATGAAATAAGACGCTATTCTAAAGTTCCAATTATAATTATGACCGCTAGAGATACTGAACTAGATGAAATTCATGGATTAAAATTAGGTGCTGATGACTATATTACAAAACCAATAAGTATAAAAGTCATTATATTAAAAATAAAAAAAATCTTAAAAATGGAAGATAATGAATTTTTTTATTTAGATGGATTAACTTTCGACTATAATACTTTTAAAGTCAATTTTAATAATGAAGAAGTTATTTTAACTAAAAGAGAAGCATTACTTTTAGAATATTTTTTTAGAAATCAAAATTTAATTCTAGCTAGAGAAACATTATTAAATGAAGTTTGGGGATTTGAATTTAGTGGCGATGAGAGAGCGGTAGATACTCTTGTTACTCGTTTGAGAAAAAAACTTGGAGTTTATGGAGATTATATAAAATCAATACGAGGAGTTGGATATGTCTTTAATCAAAATTAA
- a CDS encoding sensor histidine kinase, translating to MSLIKIKVNLFSKIFGFSIFLILITILINYIFNALFLEKFYVYRKKETMLKVIKNAKIIYETKSSDDFENYIYDIKESTGIDIDIKNLQKKHMMMSNHMMRRSNSIQDIPYNKFIAKEFLGNDAKILYYGEEISNKTALFVSTSLSVIQSHSHESNVFNFITAILALIISLASGLIFSKRITKDISYLNEKASKISQLDFPDKIQINRNDEIGELSLSLNKMSQELSSSIKNLKSFVSNASHELRTPVSIICTHATALLEHKDMNETEQRKYYNIILRVGNEMKELIENLLTLSKLDNTVFKIKKEFVDLKVILEGALEKYDILELEKDINIDVKMENEIIMCDPRIIKLVINNLVQNALKYSPIGGQIDIFQEDDYLVIKNSFQGYLENNEDVLIQPFARGKNAEDFNFDGMGLGLSIVDKALKLSNIEYNLEIIENIFLFKLKLF from the coding sequence ATGTCTTTAATCAAAATTAAAGTTAATCTCTTTAGTAAAATATTTGGATTTTCTATTTTTCTTATTTTAATAACAATTTTAATAAACTATATCTTTAATGCTCTTTTTTTAGAAAAATTTTATGTATATAGAAAAAAAGAGACAATGTTAAAAGTCATTAAAAATGCTAAAATAATTTATGAAACAAAATCTAGTGATGATTTTGAAAATTATATTTATGATATTAAAGAATCTACTGGAATAGATATAGATATTAAAAATTTACAAAAGAAGCATATGATGATGAGTAATCACATGATGAGAAGGAGCAATAGTATCCAAGATATTCCATATAATAAATTTATTGCTAAAGAATTTTTAGGAAATGATGCTAAAATTCTTTATTATGGTGAAGAAATTTCTAATAAAACAGCTTTGTTTGTAAGTACATCACTCTCTGTAATTCAATCTCATAGTCACGAAAGTAATGTATTTAATTTTATAACAGCAATATTAGCCCTTATTATATCTTTAGCAAGTGGTCTAATATTTTCTAAAAGAATTACTAAAGATATAAGTTATTTAAATGAAAAGGCTAGTAAAATATCTCAACTAGACTTTCCTGATAAAATTCAAATAAATAGAAATGATGAAATAGGAGAATTGAGTCTTAGTTTAAATAAAATGTCTCAAGAACTTTCATCTTCCATTAAAAATTTAAAATCCTTTGTTTCTAATGCATCACATGAGCTAAGAACCCCTGTTTCTATTATTTGTACTCATGCTACAGCTTTATTAGAACATAAAGATATGAATGAAACTGAACAGCGAAAATATTATAATATTATTTTAAGAGTGGGAAATGAAATGAAAGAGCTTATTGAAAATCTTCTAACTCTTTCAAAATTAGATAATACAGTTTTTAAAATAAAGAAAGAATTTGTGGATTTGAAAGTAATTCTAGAAGGTGCTTTGGAAAAATATGATATTTTAGAGTTAGAAAAAGATATTAATATAGATGTCAAAATGGAGAATGAAATAATTATGTGTGATCCTAGAATAATAAAATTAGTTATTAACAATCTTGTTCAAAATGCTTTAAAATATAGTCCAATTGGAGGACAAATAGATATCTTCCAAGAAGATGATTATTTAGTAATAAAAAATAGTTTTCAAGGTTATTTGGAAAATAATGAAGATGTTTTAATACAGCCATTTGCAAGAGGAAAAAATGCAGAAGATTTTAACTTTGATGGAATGGGTCTAGGGCTTTCAATTGTTGATAAAGCCCTAAAATTATCTAATATTGAATATAATTTGGAAATTATTGAAAATATATTTTTGTTTAAATTAAAATTATTTTAA
- a CDS encoding DUF5996 family protein, whose protein sequence is MEILNYNDWKETVDTLGMYIQMAGKVALERVPQEPEWESALFYITPTGISTGNIPSENGLFQISFNFSKHEMLILGECNKEAIIPLNNGVSVAQFYKHFLEKLEFLGYRTDINPIPQEWHFTTPFNKDEEHKSYDKNSVEKWFQTVKYSYKILSKFAAPFRGRRSKINFYWGCLDIGTVRYSGKLLQVDQSLPVGFRYGVDAEEIEFGFNLGNNDIGEPYFFGFIWPNSQNEYKNVKIPIENAYYNNQFILKLSDAIKTPNSEETILNFYQFIYDTATKVQNWSNLDIYNKPLELPLQKTRRKY, encoded by the coding sequence ATGGAAATTTTAAATTATAATGACTGGAAAGAAACTGTAGACACTTTAGGAATGTATATTCAGATGGCTGGCAAAGTAGCTCTTGAAAGAGTTCCTCAAGAACCAGAGTGGGAATCTGCTTTATTTTATATTACTCCAACTGGAATCTCAACTGGAAATATTCCTTCTGAAAATGGTCTCTTCCAAATTTCTTTTAATTTTTCTAAGCATGAAATGCTTATCCTTGGGGAGTGTAATAAAGAAGCTATTATTCCCCTTAACAATGGTGTTTCTGTTGCACAATTTTATAAACACTTTTTAGAAAAACTTGAATTTTTGGGATATAGAACTGATATTAATCCAATCCCACAAGAATGGCACTTTACTACACCATTCAATAAAGATGAAGAACATAAGTCATATGATAAAAATTCTGTTGAAAAATGGTTTCAAACAGTTAAATATTCCTATAAAATACTTTCTAAATTTGCTGCACCATTTCGTGGAAGAAGAAGTAAAATTAATTTTTATTGGGGATGTCTTGATATAGGGACTGTAAGATACTCTGGTAAACTTTTACAAGTAGATCAATCTCTTCCTGTTGGATTTAGATACGGTGTTGATGCTGAAGAAATTGAATTTGGATTTAATCTTGGAAATAACGATATTGGTGAACCTTATTTCTTTGGTTTTATATGGCCTAATTCTCAAAATGAGTATAAAAATGTCAAAATTCCTATTGAGAATGCATACTATAATAATCAGTTTATTTTAAAATTAAGTGATGCCATAAAAACTCCTAATTCTGAAGAAACTATTCTAAATTTTTATCAATTTATTTATGATACTGCTACAAAAGTTCAAAATTGGAGTAATTTAGATATATATAATAAACCATTGGAATTACCTCTTCAAAAAACTAGAAGAAAATATTAA
- a CDS encoding gamma-glutamylcyclotransferase: protein MKIFVYGSLRKGFFNFNKYINKAAKKIELGQVRGKLYAIKNKDYPALLEENGVVTGEIITVENCDLVAIDKMENYFGENNSLNEYNKIKKEVKNLETGEIELLDVYIYNTTNPNFSYADLIFVPSGDWKQYKN, encoded by the coding sequence ATGAAAATTTTTGTTTACGGAAGTTTAAGAAAAGGATTTTTTAATTTTAATAAATATATAAATAAAGCCGCTAAAAAAATTGAACTTGGTCAAGTTAGAGGTAAACTTTATGCCATAAAAAATAAAGATTATCCAGCTTTATTAGAAGAAAATGGAGTTGTAACTGGTGAAATTATTACCGTAGAAAATTGTGATTTAGTTGCTATTGATAAAATGGAAAATTATTTTGGAGAAAATAACTCTTTAAACGAATATAATAAAATTAAAAAAGAAGTTAAAAATTTAGAAACTGGTGAAATTGAGCTTTTAGATGTATATATCTATAATACAACTAATCCCAATTTTTCATATGCTGATCTTATTTTTGTTCCATCAGGAGATTGGAAACAATATAAAAATTAG